One Drosophila virilis strain 15010-1051.87 chromosome 5, Dvir_AGI_RSII-ME, whole genome shotgun sequence DNA window includes the following coding sequences:
- the LOC116650885 gene encoding uncharacterized protein encodes MHSFDMHTHTHTSIYTDNMPKSGEYEELAQLLKSWNVSELLPYLQEEAINTQELQMLKRHHLNELLRNFRYGTRIRFEHHLERWRRWLNVPLQDASPCSGRVAHVDSGSMGHCSGCRCSGDSFQQTKSHSKSDLLDDSRSKQLPAEPFVTLSEMTDGSQFNVPLPLGDHSELVHTELVTADLIKPEITEPDVSEESGVTVLSILQASPVKAQSLLERLGQNEQLDAVQRLLLIQLICSYYEDNRLHLTLQRSHLLEREILQLFPKEQLCFYRTERRGKIYVRFTNMKRNKRFGAQKRRREESMAPPTSFVSKEVTFGGDPMSSPERSD; translated from the exons ATGCACAGCTTcgacatgcacacgcacacgcacacatccaTCTACACAGACAACATGCCAAAGAGCGGCGAATACGAGGAGCTGGCTCAACTGTTAAAATCTTGGAACGTCAGCGAGCTGTTGCCGTATTTGCaag AGGAGGCAATTAACACGCAGGAGCTGCAGATGTTGAAGCGGCATCATCTGAACGAGCTGCTGCGCAACTTTCGCTATGGCACACGTATACGATTTGAGCATCATCTGGAACGCTGGCGTCGCTGGCTCAATGTGCCGCTGCAGGATGCGTCGCCCTGCAGCGGCAGAGTTGCCCATGTGGACAGCGGCTCTATGGGGCACTGCAGCGGCTGTCGCTGCTCGGGCGACAGCTTCCAGCAGACGAAAAGCCATTCCAAGTCCGATCTGTTGGATGACAGCCGATCCAAACAGCTGCCGGCGGAGCCATTTGTGACGCTCAGCGAGATGACGGATGGCTCGCAGTTTAAtgtgccgctgccgctgggcGATCACAGCGAACTGGTCCACACGGAGCTTGTGACGGCGGATCTGATCAAGCCGGAAATAACCGAACCGGATGTTAGCGAGGAGAGCGGCGTCACGGTCCTGTCCATATTGCAGGCATCGCCGGTCAAGGCGCAATCCCTGCTAGAGCGTTTGGGCCAGAACGAGCAGCTGGATGCAGTGCAGCGTCTGCTGCTGATCCAGCTCATCTGCAGCTATTACGAGGACAATCGTTTGCATTTGACCCTGCAGCGCAGTCACCTGCTGGAGCGCGAGATTCTGCAGCTGTTCCCCAAGGAGCAGCTCTGTTTCTATCGCACTGAGCGGCGCGGCAAGATCTACGTGAGATTCACCAACATGAAGCGGAACAAACGGTTTGGCGCCCAGAAGCGGCGCCGCGAGGAATCGATGGCACCGCCCACCTCCTTTGTATCCAAGGAGGTCACCTTTGGCGGCGATCCCATGTCCAGTCCCGAGAGATCAGATTGA